From the Penaeus monodon isolate SGIC_2016 unplaced genomic scaffold, NSTDA_Pmon_1 PmonScaffold_392, whole genome shotgun sequence genome, the window AACACTTGCATCACTTGAGCGTCCCTGAGCTCCTACATCAACATACATGAATTTATAATGTGCATCAACAAGAGCTAACATGATCATACTATGGCGACTCTTGTAATCATAATACTCTGATCCTGTATTTTCTGGTTTCCTCATAAAAAAGCGTTTTCCATCCATAGCTCCAATACACATTGGAAAATTCCAGCTGTTATAAAAGTCGCTTGTCACTTGCTTCCATTCCTCTGATGTTGATGGAAGTTTCAGATACATATCCTTTAAGACGGAATATATTGCACTGCAAACTTCTGGTATTATGTAGGTGATCAAACTATGGCTTATCCTATACTGGAATCCTAGAGAGCGACGAGTTTCACCTGTATTAAAGAAATTGTATACTTAATTAATATGTTCAGTACTTGAACAAGGATATAGCATTTTCTTTCATGGCAACTTCTTTAGCCCAGTATCATACCTAtatggtaaaattatatatttattattaattatgtcaatattgtttatatatcctATTGTTCAAGTAAAAAcaggtgatattttttttaaagtgtaagATGTTGATGGTGTAATATTGTTGTTTTGAGCCAATAGGTAGCATAGTCTGCATTTTCTGCAGAATACTATAAATCAATTACGCACTGTCTACTGATACGGCAGCCGTAATCCATCCCGAGCACTCTAGCGTTACGTAAGCGACTTTGGACATGCGCATTAATTCTGCACTTCCGGATACGGCAATTAGAATAATTTCAACATTCGACTCGCACTGAGCCGCCAACACtcaaattaggttaggttaggttaggtaaggttaggatttggttaggataggttaggtaaggttaggttagggtagggtaggttaggttaagttaggttaggataggttaggttaaaagttaggattaggttagcttaggattaggttaggttagacaggttaaattaggttaggcgCAGTAATGCTACCGTAACGCTAGAAAATGCATATGAATTTACGGCTGCCGTAACACTATCCTGTGCCAATCAATTATTGTGTATAAGCATACCCAATACTGAATTTTTaagaattacaattacaatattattttataatattagccttaggttatgtaaataaatattcatttaaattaataaaaaatgctaaaaagtattttaaataaaGGTCTAAACATGCAGAAAACATGAAATTTGTCCTTACCTGTGGCTAAATAACGCAAAGTCAGAGAGAGTCGTTCTGGTGCAGATATAGTGTCCCTTAACTGTGTGGTTTCTTTCTGGATGAGGGGTGCCACCAAATTtaacaaaacatcaaaattttGCCTGTTCATTCTATGGAAATCATAAAACACACTGCCATCATCCACTCGTGTTTCTGCAATTAACTTGTGATACAcacttctgtcttttttctgtagccatggtttcatccatagtctctttctacttttcttggtctttttatattctctgtacTTTTGGAAGCAAACAAGTGTCCTAAGAGTAAGGGAGACaagcgcgggatccatcgcaactactgatgagggactgcggactcgatttgttttgatgctgcgatccagtggactgagctggtggttcttttcgtagtgcaaccaaaacggatgggcgggtgggttccaagtaactgataatcgttggattccaacgaaataggtggtcagtctaaccgtacctttaagCAGTGCGCTTCAAACTAGGAGGATTAGTAACAACCACTAAGACCGTGggtcgtgaaaaaaaaatatatatatatatatatatatatatatatacaaatatatatatgatatatatatacaaatatatatatatatatatatatatatatatatatatatatatatattatatatatatatatatgtgtgtgtgtgtgtgtgtgtgtgtgtgtgtatatatatatatatatatatatatatattatatatatatatatatatatatatatatacatatatatatacacaaatacaaacactaacacacacacacagacacacacacacagacacacacacacagacacacacacacacacacacacgcacgcacactcacacacacacacacacgcgcgcgcacgcacgcacgcacgcacacacacacacacacacacacacacacacacacacacacacacacacacacaaatatatatatatatatatatatatatatatatatatataatatatataatatattcatatacatatacatacacacacacacacacacacacacacacatatatatatatatatatatatatatatatatatatatatatatatatatatatgtatatatatatatatatatatatatatatatatatatatatatatatatatatatatatatatataggggggccgcggtggccgaatggttagagcgtcggactcaagactgtcatgacggcaatctgagttcgagggttcgagtgacTCGAAcccggggcaaggaacttcacctcgattgcctgcctagccgcttggtggataagccagcccaagtcagtgccgggtaaatagagatggtgactcgataaaaaaaaaaaaaaaaaaaaaaaaaaacacacaccgggcggaaagcaatggtaaaccaccgctctaaattgccaagaaaatcatggaagcccatgatcgtcaaggccgcggtggccgaatggttagagcgtcgaacttaacactgtcacgacggcaatctgagttcgagtcaccggccggcgcgttgttcccttgggcaaggaacttcacctcgattgcctacctagccactgggtggccaagccagcccaagtcagtgctggtcccaagcccggataaaatagagagaatgattacctaaaaaggtaacaccggcactctccgtggaaaggaactggggaccctaccacgtact encodes:
- the LOC119570787 gene encoding protein ALP1-like, which encodes MDPALVSLTLRTLVCFQKYREYKKTKKSRKRLWMKPWLQKKDRSVYHKLIAETRVDDGSVFYDFHRMNRQNFDVLLNLVAPLIQKETTQLRDTISAPERLSLTLRYLATGETRRSLGFQYRISHSLITYIIPEVCSAIYSVLKDMYLKLPSTSEEWKQVTSDFYNSWNFPMCIGAMDGKRFFMRKPENTGSEYYDYKSRHSMIMLALVDAHYKFMYVDVGAQGRSSDASVWDRCKLREYLEKEKLQVPPPDTLPFSDQKVPYVIVGDDAFPLKNYLMKPYPGQNLSVEQRIYNYRLSRARRISENAFGILVAKFRVFEKPIHSSPANTRKIIFATVVLHNFLRNNSRQLKNENIGNGLENHGLQSLDNVGRRPAKNALATRDIFKDYFNGRGRVRWQEDAALLN